In Pseudoliparis swirei isolate HS2019 ecotype Mariana Trench chromosome 11, NWPU_hadal_v1, whole genome shotgun sequence, a genomic segment contains:
- the nin gene encoding ninein isoform X3, which produces MSNTARVGVRVLSCGMDDTQEQDHYEERLKEVFNSFDASGCGSLSPEELSDLCLSLQLDDATPALLHTLLQGQDRLTARVDFDQFKNALILVLSSTLEPQQEEEEQETLSKAESPEIQPKFVKGSKRYGRRSTPVFREPILDSEVTNAEEEEEDPEDNDDSAVPRKRERWNVHQSSTEEYEAEGQMHLWNPDEPSTPRGAARPLSARLEERLRDACDELQIPGDGCAGHSELLALCDRLGLEMNLDVLQSLTCEGVMNVREFVSRVVNHHKPPTPSSASTPYRQLKRHHSTQSFDEGGRRITPPGALTSTIGMRLFSTLDDGAGFTAVEYLMDAWVEEGIENGTEILQALNFSLDGKLSLSDLTMALENELLVPKNGIHRAALASFKAEIRHLLERVDRELWEKEKIHSDLEKAEKLKTQLATEVDERHAAIEHINNLNLRKLEREHKERLAAVRSELMKEMDHMQLQAGLQHEELEAALDKTRGEESFLRDHLSISVKENRRLEMELLDGTEKLVEAQSQNTKLQTMLDNIMKERLGDLDPGGADLLLQEDRIKELRSGYEAQFRELQDRMDELQAELQEFHSLGRVHQPCHKPLSEELESKSPGMESDPGIGAEEVQPFSMSLEAEMMLEHLKEQHLQEVEDLQNQLESKVNEFDETVGKQRAAHEDQKAAVALQYQQELHALREEMAGVQSHRRELQSRLEQAALERTSLGQKQAEEREELDDLREEEVGNLRRQLLEAHTYAADLEARQTEAEGNLVKEMDELGKRHAAEIKNLREERDEMFRAGLEEERKKRAELEKRLLDDCEREKELLQQSHEDELKARLEEAAGRFEGEREETTRRLTEQWHEERTRLDEQNTESLQLVLEEEMLRMVREQEEKEVTLREQWGREWAQLQERQEEALLHGVLQERLRLQGEFTKLREEWERQRLQLEEDHEGMLQEGLDEEREKLEAEREEEEKRAERSMAEERVRLQESHSEAAKELTLKHTGERDALSGMLGKLRDDVARESSEAGRLAEENVVLRQKIAALKEDLKGVQEELIQTLEHLAKGKIADQKAAENFSNQISALHLQSRRLEDEKATLSGKNAQNISDVQNLRRRLAERLEESERREALASEEKSEAVQADSIETQLSRLVEERLSQDQETLGLCSQLAKAQERVKTVDETLQAVNHQSVHLKADLRVSQQEKEYLKQEAAMLQKKLQNVNNKNHVLEMALHSSGLQSKSKKLYREEMSRLVDQEQHLRRQENERLQAEVRNVKGDATQSREKVRQLDAAVVSLKQHKRTQSSLVEALEQENASLKRELEAHKDLPEGREAGQGHTQLEDLQQENEHLRAQLARVSTQLLESFQAQFVGLLPPSPHRLPRGQHRGEEPDNMQDERERKMRIMEERMREIELSLRNVKLLLKEKVAQLTDQLHKNGKADVLIQDLYEENGELLKALQRTEHRHQNTEKKNYLLEEKISSLNKVVRDLNPSPLPYHYKCT; this is translated from the exons aATCTCCTGAGATCCAACCGAAGTTTGTGAAGGGCAGTAAACGTTACGGCCGCCGCTCCACGCCGGTCTTCCGGGAGCCCATTTTAGACTCCGAGGTAACgaatgcagaggaagaggaggaagatccGGAGGACAACGATGACTCGGCGGTTCCCCGGAAGCGTGAG CGCTGGAATGTTCACCAATCGAGTACGGAGGAGTACGAGGCGGAAG gccAGATGCATCTCTGGAACCCCGATGAGCCGAGCACGCCTCGGGGAGCCGCCCGGCCTCTGTCGGCCcgtctggaggagaggctgcgGGACGCCTGTGACGAGCTGCAGATCCCGGGGGACGGCTGTGCCGGTCACTCCGAGCTGCTGGCGCTCTGTGACCGCCTGGGCCTGGAG ATGAATCTGGATGTCCTCCAGAGTCTAACCTGCGAAGGAGTGATGAATGTTCGGGAGTTTGTCTCCAGGGTTGTGAACCACCACAAACCCCCCacgccctcctccgcctccacgcCCTACAGGCAGCTCAAACGACACCACTCCACTCAG TCCTTTGATGAGGGAGGTCGGAGGATCACCCCTCCTGGTGCTCTGACCAGCACCATCGGCATGCGTCTCTTCTCCACCCTCGATGACGGTGCCGGTTTCACTGCAGTGGAATACCTTATGGATGCCTGGGTGGAGGAGGGCATAGAGAACGGCACAGAGATCCTGCAG GCTTTGAATTTCAGCCTCGATGGAAAACTGAGCCTGAGTGACCTCACCATGGCCCTCGAGAACGAGCTACTCGTTCCCAAGAACGGGATTCACCGGGCGGCACTGGCCAGCTTCAAAGCCGAGATCAGACATCTTCT AGAGCGCGTGGACAGAGAACTCTGGGAGAAAGAGAAAATCCACTCTGACCTGGAGAAGGCTGAGAAGCTAAAAACTCAACTGGCCACTGAGGTGGACGAACGTCACGCTGCAATCGAACATATCAACAACCTCAACCTCAG GAAGCTGGAGCGGGAGCACAAAGAGAGGCTCGCTGCGGTGCGGTCCGAGCTCATGAAGGAGATGGACCACATGCAGCTGCAGGCCGGCCTGCAGcacgaggagctggaggccgCGCTGGACAAGACCAGGGGGGAGGAATCTTTCCTCAGAGACCACCTCTCCATCTCCGTGAAG gAAAACAGACGCCTTGAAATGGAGTTGCTGGACGGTACCGAAAAACTAGTAGAGGCACAAAGCCAAAATACTAAACTCCAGACAATGTTGGACAACATTATGAAAGAAAGG tTGGGAGACTTGGACCCTGGCGGTGCAGACCTCCTACTCCAAGAGGACCGCATTAAAGAACTACGCAGCGGCTATGAAGCTCAGTTCAGG GAGCTGCAGGATCGTATGGACGAGCTGCAGGCCGAGCTGCAGGAGTTCCACAGTCTTGGCCGGGTCCATCAGCCCTGCCACAAGCCTCTCTCTGAGGAGCTGGAGAGCAAAAGCCCCGGCATGGAGTCTGATCCAG GTATTGGTGCGGAGGAGGTTCAGCCCTTCAGCATGAGCCTGGAGGCCGAGATGATGTTGGAGCACCTGAAGGAGCAACACCTTCAGGAAGTGGAGGATTTGCAAAATCAGCTGGAAAGCAAG GTCAATGAATTTGATGAGACGGTAGGAAAGCAGAGGGCGGCACACGAGGACCAGAAAGCTGCAGTAGCTCTCCAGTACCAGCAGGAGCTCCATGCCTTGAGGGAGGAGATGGCCGGCGTTCAGAGCCACAGAAGAGAGCTCCAGAGCCGGCTAGAGCAGGCGGCGCTGGAGCGGACCAGTCTGGGGCAGAAGCAGgccgaggagagggaagagctgGACGACCTgcgagaggaggaagtgggaaATCTGAGACGGCAACTGCTGGAGGCCCACACCTACGCCGCGGACCTCGAAGCCCGGCAGACGGAGGCGGAGGGGAATCTTGTAAAAGAGATGGACGAGCTGGGGAAACGACACGCCGCGGAGATTAAGAATCTGAGGGAAGAGCGGGACGAGATGTTTAGGGCCGGactggaagaggagagaaagaaacggGCCGAGTTGGAGAAGAGGTTGTTGGATGATTGCGAAAGGGAGAAGGAGCTTTTGCAGCAAAGCCACGAGGATGAACTGAAGGCCAGGCTAGAGGAGGCAGCGGGGAGGTTTGAGGGAGAGCGGGAGGAGACGACTCGGAGGCTGACGGAGCAGTGGCACGAAGAGAGGACTCGGCTGGATGAGCAGAATACCGAGTCTCTGCAGctggtgctggaggaggagatgctgcGAATGGTCAGGGaacaagaagagaaggaggtcaCGCTCCGGGAGCAGTGGGGGAGAGAATGGGCCCAGCTTCAGGAGCGTCAGGAGGAGGCGCTGCTCCACGGAGTACTTCAGGAACGCTTACGGCTCCAAGGCGAGTTTACGAAGCtgagggaggagtgggagaggcagaggctgcagctggaggaggaccacGAAGGGATGCTGCAGGAGGGACTGGATGAAGAGCGGGAGAAGCTCGAGgccgagagagaggaggaggagaagagagcggAGCGCTCGATGGCGGAGGAGAGGGTTCGTCTCCAGGAGAGCCACAGTGAGGCCGCCAAGGAGCTGACGCTCAAGCACACCGGAGAGAGGGACGCTCTCAGCGGCATGCTGGGTAAACTACGAGACGACGTCGCTCGGGAGAG TTCTGAGGCCGGTCGCCTCGCTGAAGAAAACGTCGTCCTCAGACAGAAGATCGCTGCGTTGAAGGAGGACTTGAAAGGCGTCCAGGAGGAGCTGAT ACAAACACTGGAGCACTTGGCTAAAGGGAAGATTGCGGATCAAAAGGCAGCGGAGAACTTCAGCAATCAG ATTTCCGCGCTGCATCTGCAGAGCCGGCGGCTGGAGGACGAGAAGGCGACGCTGTCGGGGAAAAACGCCCAAAACATTTCCGACGTGCAGAATCTCCGTCGGCGGCTGGccgagaggctggaggagagcgagaggagggagGCGCTCGCCTCCGAGGAGAAGAGCGAG GCGGTCCAAGCAGACTCCATAGAGACTCAGCTCAGCCGCCTGGTGGAGGAGCGGCTGAGCCAGGATCAGGAGACGCTGGGCCTCTGCAGCCAGCTGGCCAAAGCTCAAGAGAGG GTCAAGACGGTGGATGAGACCCTTCAGGCTGTGAACCATCAGAGTGTTCACCTCAAGGCGGACCTCCGGGTGTCGCAGCAGGAGAAGGAGTACCTGAAACAAGAAGCTGCCATGCTACAGAAGAAGCTGCAGAACGTcaataataaa AACCACGTTTTGGAGATGGCCCTGCACTCGAGCGGCCTCCAGAGCAAGAGCAAGAAGCTGTACAGGGAGGAGATGTCTCGGCTGGTGGACCAGGAGCAGCACCTGCGGAGGCAGGAGAACGAGAGGCTTCAGGCCGAGGTCCGCAACGTCAAAGGAGACGCCACGCAGTCCCGAGAGAAG GTCCGTCAGCTCGACGCCGCCGTCGTGTCCCTGAAGCAGCACAAACGCACTCAGTCCTCCCTGGTGGAGGCTTTGGAGCAGGAGAACGCCTCCCTGAAGCGGGAGCTCGAGGCGCACAAGGACCTCCCCGAG ggccgTGAAGCaggacaaggacacacacagctggaggaCCTTCAACAAGAAAATGAGCATCTCCGAGCCCAACTGGCTCGAGTCTCCACTCAGCTGCTCGAG TCATTCCAGGCTCAGTTTGTGGGCCTTCTGCCTCCCTCCCCTCACCGGCTGCCCAGGGGTCAGCACCGCGGGGAGGAGCCGGACAACATGCAG GATGaaagggagaggaagatgaggattaTGGAGGAGCGTATGCGGGAAATTGAGCTGTCGCTGCGTAACGTCAAGCTGCTGCTCAAAGAGAAGGTTGctcagctgaccgaccag CTGCACAAGAACGGCAAAGCGGACGTGCTGATCCAAGACCTGTACGAGGAGAACGGCGAGCTGCtgaaggctctgcagaggacGGAGCACCGGCACCAAAACACGGAGAAGAAGAACTACTTGCTGGAGGAGAAGATCTCCAGCCTGAACAAGGTCGTGCGTGACCTGAACCCCTCGCCGCTCCCGTACCACTACAAGTGCACGTGA
- the nin gene encoding ninein isoform X4 has product MSNTARVGVRVLSCGMDDTQEQDHYEERLKEVFNSFDASGCGSLSPEELSDLCLSLQLDDATPALLHTLLQGQDRLTARVDFDQFKNALILVLSSTLEPQQEEEEQETLSKAESPEIQPKFVKGSKRYGRRSTPVFREPILDSEVTNAEEEEEDPEDNDDSAVPRKRERWNVHQSSTEEYEAEGQMHLWNPDEPSTPRGAARPLSARLEERLRDACDELQIPGDGCAGHSELLALCDRLGLEMNLDVLQSLTCEGVMNVREFVSRVVNHHKPPTPSSASTPYRQLKRHHSTQSFDEGGRRITPPGALTSTIGMRLFSTLDDGAGFTAVEYLMDAWVEEGIENGTEILQALNFSLDGKLSLSDLTMALENELLVPKNGIHRAALASFKAEIRHLLERVDRELWEKEKIHSDLEKAEKLKTQLATEVDERHAAIEHINNLNLRKLEREHKERLAAVRSELMKEMDHMQLQAGLQHEELEAALDKTRGEESFLRDHLSISVKENRRLEMELLDGTEKLVEAQSQNTKLQTMLDNIMKERLGDLDPGGADLLLQEDRIKELRSGYEAQFRELQDRMDELQAELQEFHSLGRVHQPCHKPLSEELESKSPGMESDPGIGAEEVQPFSMSLEAEMMLEHLKEQHLQEVEDLQNQLESKVNEFDETVGKQRAAHEDQKAAVALQYQQELHALREEMAGVQSHRRELQSRLEQAALERTSLGQKQAEEREELDDLREEEVGNLRRQLLEAHTYAADLEARQTEAEGNLVKEMDELGKRHAAEIKNLREERDEMFRAGLEEERKKRAELEKRLLDDCEREKELLQQSHEDELKARLEEAAGRFEGEREETTRRLTEQWHEERTRLDEQNTESLQLVLEEEMLRMVREQEEKEVTLREQWGREWAQLQERQEEALLHGVLQERLRLQGEFTKLREEWERQRLQLEEDHEGMLQEGLDEEREKLEAEREEEEKRAERSMAEERVRLQESHSEAAKELTLKHTGERDALSGMLGKLRDDVARESSEAGRLAEENVVLRQKIAALKEDLKGVQEELIQTLEHLAKGKIADQKAAENFSNQISALHLQSRRLEDEKATLSGKNAQNISDVQNLRRRLAERLEESERREALASEEKSELAACVSALEAELTKALEDAAQLSQQLSDLREKAVQADSIETQLSRLVEERLSQDQETLGLCSQLAKAQERVKTVDETLQAVNHQSVHLKADLRVSQQEKEYLKQEAAMLQKKLQNVNNKNHVLEMALHSSGLQSKSKKLYREEMSRLVDQEQHLRRQENERLQAEVRNVKGDATQSREKVRQLDAAVVSLKQHKRTQSSLVEALEQENASLKRELEAHKDLPEGREAGQGHTQLEDLQQENEHLRAQLARVSTQLLESFQAQFVGLLPPSPHRLPRGQHRGEEPDNMQGPVPEQRAAHADSYRRIGGL; this is encoded by the exons aATCTCCTGAGATCCAACCGAAGTTTGTGAAGGGCAGTAAACGTTACGGCCGCCGCTCCACGCCGGTCTTCCGGGAGCCCATTTTAGACTCCGAGGTAACgaatgcagaggaagaggaggaagatccGGAGGACAACGATGACTCGGCGGTTCCCCGGAAGCGTGAG CGCTGGAATGTTCACCAATCGAGTACGGAGGAGTACGAGGCGGAAG gccAGATGCATCTCTGGAACCCCGATGAGCCGAGCACGCCTCGGGGAGCCGCCCGGCCTCTGTCGGCCcgtctggaggagaggctgcgGGACGCCTGTGACGAGCTGCAGATCCCGGGGGACGGCTGTGCCGGTCACTCCGAGCTGCTGGCGCTCTGTGACCGCCTGGGCCTGGAG ATGAATCTGGATGTCCTCCAGAGTCTAACCTGCGAAGGAGTGATGAATGTTCGGGAGTTTGTCTCCAGGGTTGTGAACCACCACAAACCCCCCacgccctcctccgcctccacgcCCTACAGGCAGCTCAAACGACACCACTCCACTCAG TCCTTTGATGAGGGAGGTCGGAGGATCACCCCTCCTGGTGCTCTGACCAGCACCATCGGCATGCGTCTCTTCTCCACCCTCGATGACGGTGCCGGTTTCACTGCAGTGGAATACCTTATGGATGCCTGGGTGGAGGAGGGCATAGAGAACGGCACAGAGATCCTGCAG GCTTTGAATTTCAGCCTCGATGGAAAACTGAGCCTGAGTGACCTCACCATGGCCCTCGAGAACGAGCTACTCGTTCCCAAGAACGGGATTCACCGGGCGGCACTGGCCAGCTTCAAAGCCGAGATCAGACATCTTCT AGAGCGCGTGGACAGAGAACTCTGGGAGAAAGAGAAAATCCACTCTGACCTGGAGAAGGCTGAGAAGCTAAAAACTCAACTGGCCACTGAGGTGGACGAACGTCACGCTGCAATCGAACATATCAACAACCTCAACCTCAG GAAGCTGGAGCGGGAGCACAAAGAGAGGCTCGCTGCGGTGCGGTCCGAGCTCATGAAGGAGATGGACCACATGCAGCTGCAGGCCGGCCTGCAGcacgaggagctggaggccgCGCTGGACAAGACCAGGGGGGAGGAATCTTTCCTCAGAGACCACCTCTCCATCTCCGTGAAG gAAAACAGACGCCTTGAAATGGAGTTGCTGGACGGTACCGAAAAACTAGTAGAGGCACAAAGCCAAAATACTAAACTCCAGACAATGTTGGACAACATTATGAAAGAAAGG tTGGGAGACTTGGACCCTGGCGGTGCAGACCTCCTACTCCAAGAGGACCGCATTAAAGAACTACGCAGCGGCTATGAAGCTCAGTTCAGG GAGCTGCAGGATCGTATGGACGAGCTGCAGGCCGAGCTGCAGGAGTTCCACAGTCTTGGCCGGGTCCATCAGCCCTGCCACAAGCCTCTCTCTGAGGAGCTGGAGAGCAAAAGCCCCGGCATGGAGTCTGATCCAG GTATTGGTGCGGAGGAGGTTCAGCCCTTCAGCATGAGCCTGGAGGCCGAGATGATGTTGGAGCACCTGAAGGAGCAACACCTTCAGGAAGTGGAGGATTTGCAAAATCAGCTGGAAAGCAAG GTCAATGAATTTGATGAGACGGTAGGAAAGCAGAGGGCGGCACACGAGGACCAGAAAGCTGCAGTAGCTCTCCAGTACCAGCAGGAGCTCCATGCCTTGAGGGAGGAGATGGCCGGCGTTCAGAGCCACAGAAGAGAGCTCCAGAGCCGGCTAGAGCAGGCGGCGCTGGAGCGGACCAGTCTGGGGCAGAAGCAGgccgaggagagggaagagctgGACGACCTgcgagaggaggaagtgggaaATCTGAGACGGCAACTGCTGGAGGCCCACACCTACGCCGCGGACCTCGAAGCCCGGCAGACGGAGGCGGAGGGGAATCTTGTAAAAGAGATGGACGAGCTGGGGAAACGACACGCCGCGGAGATTAAGAATCTGAGGGAAGAGCGGGACGAGATGTTTAGGGCCGGactggaagaggagagaaagaaacggGCCGAGTTGGAGAAGAGGTTGTTGGATGATTGCGAAAGGGAGAAGGAGCTTTTGCAGCAAAGCCACGAGGATGAACTGAAGGCCAGGCTAGAGGAGGCAGCGGGGAGGTTTGAGGGAGAGCGGGAGGAGACGACTCGGAGGCTGACGGAGCAGTGGCACGAAGAGAGGACTCGGCTGGATGAGCAGAATACCGAGTCTCTGCAGctggtgctggaggaggagatgctgcGAATGGTCAGGGaacaagaagagaaggaggtcaCGCTCCGGGAGCAGTGGGGGAGAGAATGGGCCCAGCTTCAGGAGCGTCAGGAGGAGGCGCTGCTCCACGGAGTACTTCAGGAACGCTTACGGCTCCAAGGCGAGTTTACGAAGCtgagggaggagtgggagaggcagaggctgcagctggaggaggaccacGAAGGGATGCTGCAGGAGGGACTGGATGAAGAGCGGGAGAAGCTCGAGgccgagagagaggaggaggagaagagagcggAGCGCTCGATGGCGGAGGAGAGGGTTCGTCTCCAGGAGAGCCACAGTGAGGCCGCCAAGGAGCTGACGCTCAAGCACACCGGAGAGAGGGACGCTCTCAGCGGCATGCTGGGTAAACTACGAGACGACGTCGCTCGGGAGAG TTCTGAGGCCGGTCGCCTCGCTGAAGAAAACGTCGTCCTCAGACAGAAGATCGCTGCGTTGAAGGAGGACTTGAAAGGCGTCCAGGAGGAGCTGAT ACAAACACTGGAGCACTTGGCTAAAGGGAAGATTGCGGATCAAAAGGCAGCGGAGAACTTCAGCAATCAG ATTTCCGCGCTGCATCTGCAGAGCCGGCGGCTGGAGGACGAGAAGGCGACGCTGTCGGGGAAAAACGCCCAAAACATTTCCGACGTGCAGAATCTCCGTCGGCGGCTGGccgagaggctggaggagagcgagaggagggagGCGCTCGCCTCCGAGGAGAAGAGCGAG CTGGCagcgtgtgtgtctgctctggaggcggagcttaccaAAGCCCTGGAGGACGCTGCTCAGCTGTCCCAGCAGCTCTCTGACCTCAGAGAGAAG GCGGTCCAAGCAGACTCCATAGAGACTCAGCTCAGCCGCCTGGTGGAGGAGCGGCTGAGCCAGGATCAGGAGACGCTGGGCCTCTGCAGCCAGCTGGCCAAAGCTCAAGAGAGG GTCAAGACGGTGGATGAGACCCTTCAGGCTGTGAACCATCAGAGTGTTCACCTCAAGGCGGACCTCCGGGTGTCGCAGCAGGAGAAGGAGTACCTGAAACAAGAAGCTGCCATGCTACAGAAGAAGCTGCAGAACGTcaataataaa AACCACGTTTTGGAGATGGCCCTGCACTCGAGCGGCCTCCAGAGCAAGAGCAAGAAGCTGTACAGGGAGGAGATGTCTCGGCTGGTGGACCAGGAGCAGCACCTGCGGAGGCAGGAGAACGAGAGGCTTCAGGCCGAGGTCCGCAACGTCAAAGGAGACGCCACGCAGTCCCGAGAGAAG GTCCGTCAGCTCGACGCCGCCGTCGTGTCCCTGAAGCAGCACAAACGCACTCAGTCCTCCCTGGTGGAGGCTTTGGAGCAGGAGAACGCCTCCCTGAAGCGGGAGCTCGAGGCGCACAAGGACCTCCCCGAG ggccgTGAAGCaggacaaggacacacacagctggaggaCCTTCAACAAGAAAATGAGCATCTCCGAGCCCAACTGGCTCGAGTCTCCACTCAGCTGCTCGAG TCATTCCAGGCTCAGTTTGTGGGCCTTCTGCCTCCCTCCCCTCACCGGCTGCCCAGGGGTCAGCACCGCGGGGAGGAGCCGGACAACATGCAG GGGCCGGTGCCGGAGCAGCGGGCGGCTCACGCGGACAGCTACCGGCGGATCGGTGGACTGTAA